ACAGACGGACGGATCAGCCCGGCAGGCGGGCGTCGAGGCGGTGCCGCTGATGATGTTCAATCCATCGCTCAAGAGCGTCTATCTCTTCGTGCCGGGGCTGATGGCGATGATCCTGATGCTCGTGTCGGCGCTCATGACCTCCATCAGTATCACGCGCGAAAAGGAGAGCGGCACGATGGAGCTGCTCTTGGTTTCCTCGCTGCGTCCGGTGCAGATCATCGTCGGCAAGGTGGTGCCGTACCTGTTGCTCTCGTTCGTGAACGTCATCACCGTGGTGTCGCTGGCCTACTTTGTCTTCGGCGTGCCGTGCCGGGGCAACATCGCGCTGCTGCTGGTCGAGTCGCTGCTCTTCATCATGACCGCCCTCTCGCTCGGCATCATGATCTCCACTATAACCAATTCGCAGCAGGTGGCGATGATGATTTCGCTCGCCGGTCTGCTCCTGCCGACGGTGCTGCTTTCGGGTTTCATCTTCCCGATTCACAGTATGCCGTGGCCGTTGCAGGCAATCAGCAACATCATTCCCGCACGTTGGTATCTCGTTATCGTGCGCGGGATTATGCTCAAGGGCGCAGGCATCGCCGTGCTCTGGAAGGAGACCCTCATCCTGCTCGTCATGACCGTGCTTTTCATGGCGGCCAGCGTTCGGAAATTCAGCGAGAGGTTGCAATGAAGGATCGTATCCAAAAGATAAAAGCATCACTCGCCGTCGTCGGCTATCTCCTGCAAAAGGAGTTTTTGCAGATTTTCCGCAACAAGGGGATGCTGCCGATCATGTTCGTCATGCCCTTCATCCAGCTCATCATCCTCTCCAACGCGGCCACCTTCGACGTGCCTGAAGTGCCGTTCCATTTACAGGATTTCGACCGCACGGCGCTATCGGATCGGCTCGTCAAGCGTTTCACCTCAACGGGTTATTTCAAGATGACAGGGGAGTCGTTCCGGCAGGGGAACGCCATCGGCGTGCTCACCGGTAACCGGGCGGACATGGTGCTGACGATTCCGAAGGATTTCGAGCAGGAGATGATGACCACCGGCCACGCGCAGGTTCAGCTCCTGATCGACGCCGAGGACGGCTTCACTGCGGGCGTGATTCAGGGCTACGCCAACGACATCGTGGTCGCCTTCAACCGCGACCTGCCGGAGCTGCTGCCGCAACTCGCCGGAACGCAGACCGTGCTGCCGGTGATCGATATCCGGCCCAGAGGCTGGTACAATCCGGAGCTGGCCTACATCGACTACATGGTGCCGGGCGTGCTGGTGGTGCTGGTGACGCTGATCGGGCTGTTCCTGTCGGGCATGAACGTCGTGCGGGAAAAGGAGATCGGCACCATCGACCAGATCAACGTCACGCCGATCAGGCGCTGGCAGTTCATCACCGGCAAGCTGCTGCCGTTCTGGATCATCGGCCTCGGCGAGCTGACCGTTGGCCTCGTCATTGCCCGCGTCCTGTTCCACGTGCCAATGCTTGGGCATTATTACGTGATCTACCTCGTCGCGGCGATCTACCTGCTCGTGGTGCTCGGCATGGGGCTGTTGATTTCAACCGTCACCGAAAGCCAGCAGCAGGCGATGTTCATCGCCTGGTTTTTCATCGTGATTTTCGTCTTGCTCAGCGGCCTCTTCACGCCGATCCAGAGCATGCCTCACTGGGCCCAGAACCTCACCCTCGCCAACCCCGTCCGCCATTTCGTTGACATCATGCGAAGGGCAATGCTGAAAGGGTCGAATCTTGGCGATATTGCAAAGCCATTCGGAATTCTCGGAGCGGAGGCTGTGGTGATGCTGGCGCTGGCGGTGAACCGGTATCGGAAGACTTCGGAGTGAGAGGGGGGGGGCTCCTGTGTGTTTTGAAGAATTAATAGATAATGTTCGAGGTAGGAGAAAAAAAGATGTACGATTTCAAGACATTGTCTGCCTACGACTTTGAGTTGCTTGTTCGTGATCTTTTGCAAAAGAAACTTGGTATAGTACTCGAAAGCTTTAAGTCTGGGAGAGACGGTGGCGTTGATTTGCGCTATGCGCCCTCAGCTGATGATTCACTTGTAGTGCAATGCAAGCACTATGCAGAAACGGGATACTCCGGACTACTATTTGCCCTAAAAAAAGAGAATTCAAAGGTTAACCGACTTGCCCCCAATCGGTACTGTATTGCAACATCAGTTCCGCTCTCACCTGCTAACAAGCAAGAAATTCGCGCAATATTCGAACCACACTGCAAAATCGACGAAGACATCTTGGGGCTTGAGGATCTTAACAACTTGCTCACTCTTTACCCGGACATTGAGCGAAACCATTACAAGCTGTGGCTGACCAGCACGACAGTTTTAGAGCGGATCGTTCACAGTGATGTATATAATCAAACAGTGTTACTCGTTGAGTCAATACAGCGAAAAGCTCGGCTCTATGTTCAAAACAGTAGCTTTTTTGATGCCCTTAAACTGCTAAGAAGCTACAAGTATTGCATAATCTCAGGAAATCCCGGCATAGGAAAGACATTTTTAGCTGAAATGTTACTCCTTGAACATATTTGCCAAGGTTTTGAGCCGGTTGTTGTAAGAAGCCATATTTCTGAGGCCTTTAAATTACTCAAGGCCAACACGAAACAGGTCTTCTATTATGATGATTTCCTTGGTCAGACGGGATGGGAGGATAAGCTTGAGAAGAATGAAGAGCAGAGCATTTTAGATTTCGTTGCCTACGTTAGAAATCATGAGCACGCGGTTTTTATTTTAACGACTCGGGAGTATATTTTACAGCAGGCTCGAACTGTATACGAGAAACTTCATGCTGCGGATTTTGATCATGCTAAGTGCATCATTGAACTTGGATCCTACACTCGCCGAAACAAGGCTCATATCCTCTTGAATCATGTGTTCTTTTCGGACTTGACGCCAGAGCATAAAAATGCGTTAGTACGAAAGAAGAGTCTATTGGCCATTGTTGATCACAGAAATTACTCGCCTCGAATAGTGGAATGGATGTCTGGAGTCCAGAACATCCGAGACTGCACTCCGGCTGAATATCCAAATGTCTTCATAAGCACACTAAATGACCCAGAGAATCTCTGGCGGCATGCCTACCGAAACCACCTTTCTCCAGCTGCACGCAGCATGCTACTTGTACTATACTCCTTCCAAGGGTCAGTTGACTTGGAGGATTTACGGGAAGCATTTGAAGCATTCAGGCGACTGGAAGCTCAGCAACTTAGCGCGATGCGTGCTGCTAACGAGTTCACTACTGTACTTGATGAGCTAGAAGGATCATTAATTCGATGTGAACGTAATGCCTATAGTGTTGCTGTAGCTTTTCATGATCCATCAGTGCGTGACTTTCTTGAGAAGCATATGTCGATTAACTCTGATCAAGCTCTGATACTATGTGATAGTCTTGTTTTCTATGATCAATTCCGGGGAGTATTCACCCCACATGCGACACTATATCAACGAAATCCTACGCGAATTGGTGAAGGATTAGAACAGAGCGCAATTTTATCGGCAGCGCTTCGTACAGTAACGCGTGCGGCTAAAAAACCTATTTTACGCATCAATTGGGATGGAGCTGCAAGAGTCTCTAATTTAATCTGTACAAGCTTAGAGCAAAATATCGTTCATGCGATACGCATGTCAAATGATCTACCAAGCTTAGAGCGCGCTTCTTTCATAGTTCAAGTGCTGATGCACGAAGAAAAGAGAATAATAACGGGAAATGTTAATCTTTCTGATTTACCTCAAGTTATTTCAGCTGCTAAGTCAGTCCCTGAAATTTCTGATGCTTGTGAGCGATTGATTGAGTTGGCCACTCGACTCTATGAAAATACCGATGACTACGAGGAGCTTAAACAATATATAGCTCTTAAGGACTTCGTTGAGGCGGCGCCTAATGCAATTGAAGACGACAAAATTCAGGTGGTTAGAACACGTCTTATAGAGGAAGGATACGACATCTTTTATTTTGATATTAGCCGAGCTGATGACGAAAATGAACTGGATGAACTTGACAATACAGCAGCTGCTTTTGAACTGACTTTTGATGTGTCTTTGGACAGCATTCATGAGCGAATTGAAGAGGCCAAAGAGGAATTACTAACACGCATTGAGGAACCTCCTAACGACTGGCTTGACGATGAACCAAGGCAAACGCGAGACGCTGATGACACCGAAATAGTAGAGATGTTCGGATGCTTGTCGGAATGAGATACTGTTGAATAAAATTTTCCTCGCCTCATCATCCGAAATGCGCGAAGATCGCGACGCCTTCGACCTTTATTTCCGGCAACAAAACGACCGGTTGCGAAAAGTGGGCCTCTATCTGGAAATTGTCCGCTGGGAGAACTTCCTCGACGCGATGTCCAGCACCCGGATGCAGAACGAATACAACGAAGCAATCCGCAATTGCGACCTCTTCGTCAGCCTCTTCAAAACCAAAACCGGCAAATACACCGAAGAAGAGTTCGACGTCGCTCACCAAACCTTCAAAGACACCGGCAAACCGCTGATCTACACCTGGTTCAAAGACGCTTACGTTTCCAACCAGCTCACTCAATATTGACGATCTGATCTCTCTGACAAGTTTCCAGAAAAAGCTCGGCGACCTCGGCCACTACCACACCGAGTACAAATCCATCGAAGACCTGCAAAAGCAATTCCGCGACCAGCTCGACAAACTCCGTGACGAAGGGAAGCTTTGACAACAGAACAGAAGATGTACTGGATTGCCACGTCGCCGTGCTTTTCGCAATGACAAAGATGTATCAGCATAGGGGGATGGCACATTCTTGATACCCACAGTTATTTCAATATCCATAACTTTACATAATTTATATTATACAACAATAACAAGTTCCAGCGGGAACTGGCTGATGGAACATGATCATGAGAGTTGTTCATAGCCTATCAAAACATCATCCATGGTTTGTGAAACTTCACTGTGGAGTCCTAAGTTGTGCAATATAGAATCTGATTTGTGGAACTCGCTTCCAATAGATTTTCGATAGTAATTCTTATGCAGTAAACATGGGTATGTCACTTCCTTCGAGCTGGCTCAGTATTGATGGCTCCGAACCACAGTACCATGAAGTTAAACTTCCCATATCCCGTCATACATGGCTTCCGTTTGCGGACGTCCCGCACTCTTACGATCATGTTGCCCTTTATAACGACCTGAAAAACGCATACCCCGAGGGTTTTGTCATCCGTGGGTGTCCTCCTGAGATCAGCCAACTCTTTCATGCATTGCGGCACGACACCTGCCGCACAGGAGTCGATGCCGTCATCGACCTGTCCGACCGTTCCCACTTCGATGGGAAAAAGGTTCTGGCTGCACTCAAGCGCGGATGGCGTCACGGATCGGTTGAAGAGATTCCTCTGAACAAAGATCACGCCGATCGGCTTCAGCTTCTCATATCCGAATCATCGCATGCCGGAAAACCGCCATTGAAACATCTGTTCCGGAACGATCCTCTGAATGCCTCCAGATGCTTTGTTTTTCGCTCATTTTCCGGGCACTGGCTGGCCTGCCTGACGCTGACCAGACAGACAGAAAATGCTTACCGTACTGAATTGATGATTCGCAACCGACATGCTCCTGGAGACATCATGGAGTGTCTGATTGCCGATGCGGCAGAAATACTTCGATCAGAAGGCGCAGCCGAATTAAGTCTGGGCGAAGTGCCGTTTATGCTTCATGAAGACGATAACAGGCCGTTAAGCATCATAGAACGATTGCTGTTTTCCGCAGCACCTTTGTTCAGGCACGCCTATGATTACCACGGGCTGTACCATTTCAAGAACAAGTTCCGTCCAGTCTGGCGCACCATGCGGCTCTGCGCTGGACCCGGCGTCTGGTTGTCGCCATCTCTCCTCGTTGAACTTGCTCATTCGATGGGGTTTATCGATTTACTGACTGACCGGACACTTTTTCACTGGCTTGAACCCTCCAGTTAATTTCAACCAATCTCCAAGCTTCGGCATATCTCATCCCGCATAAATTCTTCAACAGATATTCTCTTCTCATTTTAGTTGCGTCACGAATATCGCTACACGATTGTTAACTCTTTATAAATAAAAAAGTTATCCGTATAATTGACTTGACATAGTTCTTCTATCAGCAACCAAACCCAGGCGCTTATGAAACTCTCGCTGATAGGCCGGTTTGTGCCGGTTATGATTACTTCCCTTCTCTTCAGCACGCCGCTTCCAGCTGTTGAGTTCCATCAGCATCTCGATTCTCTGTCGCTTTCCACGGCAGACCACACCAAATTCAAGCAGTTGCAGAAGGACTTTAAAAGCGGTCCCGAAGTGACCAAAGCGTGCCTTGAGTGCCATACTGAGGCCGCAAAGCAGGTGCACCGCACCAAGCACTGGACGTGGGAGGTGCCGATGAAGGATGGCAAGATGCTCGGAAAGCGTCATGTAGTCAACAACTTCTGCATCTCTGTCGAGGGCAACGAGCCTCGCTGCACCTCCTGCCACGTCGGCTACGGTTGGAAGGACAACAGCTTCGATTTCGCCAGCCAGGAGCAGGTCGACTGCCTGGTCTGCCACGACGGTACGGCAACCTACAAAAAACTGCCGCCCGGTGCTGGCCATCCGGCTTATAAGGAGACCAAGGTCGAAGGCAAGGTCTGGCCGAAGGTTGATCTTGCTTATGTTGCGCAGCACATCCAGAACCCCGATCGCCACAACTGCGGACAGTGCCATTTCGAAGGCGGCGGTGCGGATGCGGTCAAGCACGGCGACTTGGACAATTCGATGGTGCACCCGTCCGAGTCACTCGACGTGCACATGGCTTCCGGCAAAGATCAGCTCAACATGACCTGCATCGACTGCCACAAGACCACCGGCCACCAGGTGCCGGGCAGCCGCTACACGCCTCATGCAAGCGACGCGCACGGTTTCGACTATCCCCTGCCGGACGACTTCCCCGCCACGTGCAGTTCGTGCCACGGTCTGGAGCCGCACAAGAAAAACAAAAAGCTGAACGACCACATCGCGCGCGTCGCCTGCCAGACCTGCCATATTCCGTATATCGCCAAGGAGCGGGCTACCAAGATGTGGTGGGACTGGTCGAAGGCAGGAATAAAAGACAAGGAGGGCAAAGAAATCACCAAAAAGGATTCGACGGGAATGCCCTCATACGTCACCAAAAAGGGTGAATTCAAATGGGCTAAAAACGTCGCACCCGAGTATCGCTGGTTCAACGGCAACATGAACCAGATAACCTTCATGAACACCATCGACGACAAAAAGGTCGTCCAAATCAACCACCCGGACGGCAGTTGCGCGGACAGCAGGTCGAGAATCTGGCCCTTCAAAGTACATCGTGGCAAACAGCCATACGACGCCGAGCTGAAGCGATTTGTCAAACCGAAACTCTTCGGCCCAAAAGGCTCGGGAGCCTACTGGTCGGACTTCGACTGGGGCAAGTCCATCGAGGTTGGCATGAAGAATGCCGGGATGGACTACAGCGGCAAATACGGCTTTGTTGAGACCGAAATGTACTGGCCGATCAACCACATGGTTGCCCCCAAAGAGGATGCGCTCGCCTGTGCGGAATGTCACGCCCGACACGGCCGTCTCGATCAGCTCTGCGGAATCTATATGCCTGGACGCGACGCCAATCCCGTTGTGGAGATTATAGGTCTCATCGTTATTGTGGGATCGGTTGTCGGCGTTTCAGTGCATAGCGTCATGCGGTATATCAGCAACCGGAATATCGGAAAAGGAGGACACGAATGAGAAGGGTCTATCTCTACGCACGCTTCCAACGCTTCTGGCACTGGATGCAGGCCATCATCATCCTCGGACTCCTGTTTACCGGTCTGGAGGTGCATGGCCTGTTCCTCGGGATCGATTACGAATTGGCCTGCAAGCTGCACAACGCTCTGGCGTTCGGTCTGCTTGGTTTCATTTTCCTCGCCTTCTTCTGGTATATCACCACTGGTGACTTCCGTCAGTACCTTACCGAAGGCAACCTGCTCGAAAAGATCATGATGCAGGTGCGCTACTACATGATCGGGATTTTCAAGAACGAGCCCCACCCGTTCAAGAAAAACGAGATTTCGCGTCTCAACCCGTTGCAGCGCATCACCTACCTGCTGCTGACGCTCATCGGTTTACCGATGCAGATCATCGTCGGGTTTGTCTACTACTACTTCAATGAACTGGTCGCCATGGGTATGCCTGCGAACTGGCTCGGCCCCATCGCCTGGCTGCACACGCTTCTGGCTTACCTGCTGATCGGGTTCGTGGTGATGCACATTTACATGACCACCACCGGCCACACGCTGACCTCTAACATCAAGGCCATGGTCACCGGCTGGGAAGAGGTTGAAGAGTAGTTGACAGTTGATAATGAACTAATGAAAAAAGCTGCCCTGATTTTTTTCTGGGGCAGCTTTTTTTTGTGACTGGCCGATCTGATAAACCGTGAGGCTCTTGCTGTAGGGGCAACCCTTGCAGTTGCCCTTTTACAGGTAAATCTGAATCTCAATAGAAAAAACAGGGCGAGCACACAGGTTCGCCCCTAAGAAATTGGCCGATTTCTGCCCGTCCAATAGCTATACTCCTCCCATTTTTCATTATCCATTCTCAACTGTCACTTCCCATTCTCCGGATTTTCGAGACGCTTGCGGATATCGAGCAGCTCCTTGTGCCGTTCGGGACTGGTTTCGGGATAGGTTAGCTTCAAGCCTTCGAGCGTTTCGAGCACAATGCTGGAAACGAACAAACGGGCGTTCTTTTTGTCATCAGCAGGAATGATGTACCAGGGCGCATCTTTGGTGCTGGTGCCCTCGATGCAGGCTTCGTAGGCCTCCATGTACTGATCCCAGAACTTCCGTTCTTCGAGATCGGCCACGCTGAACTTCCAGTTCTTCTCGGGATTATCGATCCGTTCAAGAAAACGCAGGCGCTGCTCCTCTTTCGACAAGTGCAGATAGAATTTGAGGATACGGGTGCCGTTCAAATGCAGATGTTGCTCCTGATTGACAATCGATCGATAGCGATGTTCCCAAACCTTGCCATGGTTGGTCAGTTCATCAGGGATGTTCTGGCTTTTGAGAATTTCGGGATGCACCCGCACGATCAGCACCTCTTCGTAATAGGAGCGGTTAAAAATGCCGATGCGTCCACGTTCGGGAAGCCCGCAATTGGTGCGCCAGAGAAAATCGTGTTCAAGCTCCATGATCGACGGATGCTTGAAGCTGTGCACCTGGCACCCCTGTGGATTCACGCCCGACATCACATGCTTGATGACGCTATCCTTACCCGCTGCGTCCATAGCCTGAAAAATCAGCAGCAAGGCGTAGCGATTGTCGGCGTAGAGAATGTTCTGAATGCCGCTCAACTGATCGACGTGATCGGCAAGCATCTCCTTGTACTCATCTTTCGAGTCATAGACCGGCTTGATGCGGGTCGGGCGTTTGTCGAGACGGAGTTTCCCGCTTCCGTCATATCTGAACTGCTTGAGATCGAACTTCATGGGTGCTGCTCCTGTAACCAGTTGACGAAAACTGCAAAATCAGCTTGTAAAGCTTGTTGTATCATCAGTTAGCTTTCTTCCAAGTTCGCAAAAAACAGAATTGAATCATATCTTTTTATAAGAGGCGAACAAAATTTGCCTGTTCATGAAAAAAGCCCATCAGGAACCGTTTAAATGCTTGATTGGGTTGATCTTAATTATAGAAGATCAGGAATTACGGCAACCATGATGCCCGAGCTCGAAGCCGCTCAGGTGTCGAAACATAAAAACAACCACTATGCATTACGTTATTACCGGTTCACTGGGCCACATTGGCAAACCGCTGGTCACGCAACTCTGCAAAGAGGGGCATTCGGTAACCGTCATCAGCAGCCATGTTGAAACAACAAAACAGATTGAAGCGCTCGGTGCTAAAGCGGCTATCGGCACTGTCGAAGATGTCCAGTTCCTGACCGAAACGTTCCGGGGAGCGGATGCGGTGTTCACCATGATTCCTCCGCAGTACGAAGGCAATGACTGGAAAGCCTGGATCGTCTCGATTGGCAACAATTACATCAGCGCAATCAAAGCCTCTGGCGTGAAACAGGTCGTCAACCTCAGCAGCATCGGTGCGCACCTGGTTGACAAATGCGGTCCGGTCAGCGCTCTCGCGAAAGTCGAGCTTGCGATGGATGCCATGAGCGGGGTAAATGTACGGCACCTTCGTCCAGGCTACTTTTACACCAACTTCCTGGACAGCGTTCAGGAGATCAAGCAGAAAGGCGTCATGAGCGGCAACTACGGCCCTGACGTCAAGATGGTGCTGGTCCACCCTGCCGATATCGCCGAGCACGCCGCCAAAGCGCTAAAGGATAAATACCACATCGGCAGAGGCTTCAGCTACATCGCCAGCGACGAAAAAACTCCAGCCGAAATTGTCGAACTGATCGGCAAGGCGATGAACAAGCCCGATCTCGCCTGGGTCGAGCGCACCGACAGTGAAGAGCTTGACGAAATGCTGGCAGTCGGGGTTCCCGAAGAGACGGCAAAGAACTACGTCGAAATGGGTGCTGCCCTGCGCCTTGGCCACATGAGCGCCGACTATTTCCGTAACCGCCCGGTCATGGCCGGATGGAGAACGTTCGAATCATTCCTTCCCGAGCTTGTAGCTGCCGCTAAAGGATGATGAATCTGCTTGAAGGGCTGTGCTGAAAGGCACGGCCCTTTTGCTTTTTCACCAGCCAGCAATCAACCCTGAAATAACGGCATCACCTGCTCATTCACCCCTGCGCGGGACTCCCTCTCTCAAACGTCTACAACCGAGCTGTCTGCAGACAATCACCTGACGTTCCCAAAACACGAGGTTTATACGGATGCCTCGGCAATGCGAAAACCCGGCGATTGCCGGGTTTTCATAAAGTTCTGATCATGCAGAGAAATCTTGAGGACACTCCCCTTCAGCTCAATCGTTCGAAGAGAATGGATCATGCAATTTATCTTCCAGACTGACATGCTCGGGAGCCATGCCAGACTGTGCCACGGCGGCACGACGCTCTTTCATCATGGTATTGGCGAAAAACATACCAGCCCCGGCAACAAGCAGTCCCGACACTCCACAGGAAACAACGGCAACTCCAAGTGGAGGAAACATGAGCGCTCCTCCGGTAACAGCAGCAGCTTCTTTAAGCATAGTAACTCCCGTTTGTTGTGGATAACAATCTTCGGATAACAATAATTTTTAATATACAATCATTTCCCGATTATGCAGAATTCATCCCATCGCGAAGGTTACGCTTAAGCAACCAATCACTTTACCCTCTTCCCCATCCGCCTTTTTGAGCACATCATCAAGCAAAGAAAAAGGTCAGGAAAAGCTCAAATCACGGCAAACCTGTATTTTGGAACTATGCATTGCAACCATGTTCTGACAATAATCGAGAACTGATCAACCGATGAAAAAGATCAACCCGACAGCATATCAGCGAATTGTCTTCTTTACCGGTGCAGGCATGTCCGCCGAAAGCGGCATTCCCACCTATCGGGGCAAAGGAGGCTTCTGGAGCCAGTGCGACTATGAGGAGTATGCCTGCCAGGAAGCCTTCGAGCGCCAGCCCGAAAAGGTGTTGCATTTTCACGAACTGCGGCGTCAGGCGGTGCTCGATTGCGAGCCGCACGAGGGGCACCGGGTGATCTCCGGAATGCCGGAGACTTTCGTGATTACACAGAATATCGACGGTATGCACCAGCGCGCGGGCTCGAAAAAGGTCATCGAACTGCACGGAAGCCTGTGGCAATTGCGATGCGAGGAGTGTGAAACGATGAAAGAAGATTTCGGGCGAGAGTACGAAACGTTACGATGCGACTGCGGCTGCTGGCTCCGACCCGCAATCACCTGGTTCGGCGACAGGCTCGATGAAGTCGTGATGCAGCAAGCCTCGGAAATCATCGCATCGTGCGATCTGTTCATCAGCATCGGCACCTCGGGAACCGTGTGGCCAGCTGCAGGATTTCCCGAACTTGCCCGGCAATCCGGAGCCTATTGCATTGAAATCAACCCCGAGCCATCGGGCGCAACCAGTTACCACCAAACCATTCGGGGCAAAGCCGGACGCGTGCTGCCAGAGCTGTTTGCGCGGGAAACATAAAGGGCGCGTTTTCTGACCGGCAGCAAAGCCTATCACGAAAAAGCGCCCTGAAAAAATTATCCGAGAGGATCAGTACGTCAACAGCTTGATGCCCTCTTCAGCCATCGCAGCAGCAATAACCGGCGGTTTGGCAACGGTAACACCAGCGATAAGATCCGACGGCTGCTTGCCTGTGTTAGGAAGATAAAGCGGGCAAACCTCGACTTTGACGCCTTTGGCGATCAGCCCCTTGAGCAGCATCTGGGGTGACTTGTTGAGCGGCTTGAACATCTTTTCCTGGCTGCCTTTCAGGGCAAGCTCGCCAGCCTCGCCGCAAAGCAGCACGCGAACGGAACGGCCCTGATTGAGGGTCTGGGTTGACAGCACCATTGCCATCATCTGCGCCATGGAATCGTCCGAGGTGACGATCACGAACAGGCCTTTATTGCTGCTCTGCACAGTAGCCTGTGGTTCGGCTGAGGCAGTATTGACCGATGTGCCAAACGAAAAAAGAAGGGCAAGAGTTAACGCGAGAGCGGTCATCGACTTTCTGAACATTGACATAAAAAAT
This portion of the Chlorobaculum parvum NCIB 8327 genome encodes:
- a CDS encoding NmrA family NAD(P)-binding protein, which translates into the protein MHYVITGSLGHIGKPLVTQLCKEGHSVTVISSHVETTKQIEALGAKAAIGTVEDVQFLTETFRGADAVFTMIPPQYEGNDWKAWIVSIGNNYISAIKASGVKQVVNLSSIGAHLVDKCGPVSALAKVELAMDAMSGVNVRHLRPGYFYTNFLDSVQEIKQKGVMSGNYGPDVKMVLVHPADIAEHAAKALKDKYHIGRGFSYIASDEKTPAEIVELIGKAMNKPDLAWVERTDSEELDEMLAVGVPEETAKNYVEMGAALRLGHMSADYFRNRPVMAGWRTFESFLPELVAAAKG
- a CDS encoding SIR2 family NAD-dependent protein deacylase, whose amino-acid sequence is MKKINPTAYQRIVFFTGAGMSAESGIPTYRGKGGFWSQCDYEEYACQEAFERQPEKVLHFHELRRQAVLDCEPHEGHRVISGMPETFVITQNIDGMHQRAGSKKVIELHGSLWQLRCEECETMKEDFGREYETLRCDCGCWLRPAITWFGDRLDEVVMQQASEIIASCDLFISIGTSGTVWPAAGFPELARQSGAYCIEINPEPSGATSYHQTIRGKAGRVLPELFARET
- a CDS encoding DsrE family protein codes for the protein MSMFRKSMTALALTLALLFSFGTSVNTASAEPQATVQSSNKGLFVIVTSDDSMAQMMAMVLSTQTLNQGRSVRVLLCGEAGELALKGSQEKMFKPLNKSPQMLLKGLIAKGVKVEVCPLYLPNTGKQPSDLIAGVTVAKPPVIAAAMAEEGIKLLTY